One genomic region from Epinephelus fuscoguttatus linkage group LG6, E.fuscoguttatus.final_Chr_v1 encodes:
- the LOC125890182 gene encoding melanopsin-A-like, whose amino-acid sequence MWSTESMEPEKAHTQSSFFSKVEVPDHAHYIIALFVFVIGTLGITGNALVMFAFYSNKKLRNLPNYFIMNLAVSDFLMAFTQSPIFFINCLYKEWVFGEMGCKMYAFCGALFGITSMINLLAISIDRYMVITKPLQAMHWGSKRRTALAIVMVWLYSLAWSLAPLVGWSSYIPEGLMTSCTWDYVTYTLANRSYTMMLCCFVFFIPLGIIFYCYLFMFLAIRKTGREVERLGTQVRKSTLIQQKSLRSEWKLAKIAFVVIVVYVLSWSPYACVTLISWAGHANILSPYSKAVPAIIAKASTIYNPFIYAIIHNKYRMTLAEKFPCLWFLSPTPRKECISSSISESSYRDSIISRQSTASRTHFISASSDMVLRDVEMEPLGRKSGASFRSLPSYRQSSRGRSYKKQLERRTTKTQLAEKHPSTMNESLNNRDHELVSTSLTVATLPLLVLTRKRSQSLTNEISDAREKKGSISDCHKSDSFDSLNFGKIKCTDPMSPQGVPRIIVISPTSESSLIKHDSICLEDSVEAMENNVFVSLNFSSEVFEAVELLS is encoded by the exons ATGTGGTCCACTGAGAGCATGGAGCCAGAGAAAGCACACACCCAGAGCAGCTTCTTCAGCAAGGTGGAAGTGCCTGACCATGCTCACTACATCATTGCCTTATTCGTCTTTGTCATCGGGACGCTGGGCATCACTGGCAATGCGCTAGTTATGTTCGCCTTCTATAG taacAAGAAGCTCCGTAACCTGCCTAACTACTTCATCATGAACCTGGCGGTCAGTGACTTCCTCATGGctttcacacagtcccccatcTTCTTCATCAACTGTCTCTACAAGGAATGGGTGTTTGGAGAAATGG GCTGTAAGATGTACGCATTTTGTGGTGCCTTGTTTGGCATCACTTCCATGATCAACCTACTGGCCATCTCTATCGACCGTTACATGGTTATCACCAAGCCTCTGCAGGCCATGCACTGGGGCTCCAAGCGAAGAACCGCCCTGGCCATCGTCATGGTCTGGCTTTACTCTTTGGCTTGGAGTCTGGCTCCTCTTGTTGGCTGGA GCTCCTATATCCCGGAGGGCCTGATGACATCTTGCACATGGGATTACGTCACGTACACATTGGCCAATAGGAGCTACACTATGATgctgtgctgttttgttttcttcattcCACTGGGAATCATCTTTTACTGCTATCTCTTTATGTTTCTGGCCATACGCAAGACTGGCAG GGAAGTCGAGCGTTTGGGCACTCAGGTGAGGAAATCCACCCTGATCCAGCAGAAGTCTCTGAGGAGCGAGTGGAAGTTGGCAAAGATCGCATTTGTCGTCATTGTGGTTTATGTCCTCTCCTGGTCACCGTATGCCTGTGTCACACTGATTTCCTGGGCGGG GCATGCAAACATCCTGTCACCGTACTCCAAGGCTGTCCCTGCAATCATAGCAAAAGCCTCCACCATCTACAACCCTTTCATCTATGCTATCATACACAACAAATACAG GATGACTCTGGCAGAGAAGTTTCCCTGCCTGTGGTTTCTGTCTCCCACTCCTCGGAAGGAGtgcatctcctcctccatcagcGAGTCCTCGTACAGGGACTCCATCATTAGCAGACAGTCCACAGCATCAAGGACTCACTTCATTTCAGCTTCCTCTGACATG GTATTAAGGGATGTAGAGATGGAGCCTTTGGGAAGGAAGTCAGGTGCTTCCTTCAGAAGCCTGCCATCATACAGACAGTCTTCGAGAGGCAGGTCTTATAAGAAACAATTAGAGCGGAGGACCACCAAGACCCAGCTAGCAGAGAAG CACCCGTCCACCATGAATGAATCATTGAACAACCGTGACCATGAACTGGTTTCCACCTCTCTCACAGTCGCCACTCTCCCCCTACTGGTCCTCACCAGGAAGCGCAGCCAGAGTCTGACCAATGAGATTTCAGATGCACGGGAGAAGAAAGGCAGCATCAGCGACTGCCACAAGAGCGACTCTTTTGACTCTCTGAATTTTGGAAAAATCAAGTGCACTGACCCCATGTCGCCTCAGGGTGTCCCTCGCATTATCGTCATCAGCCCCACGTCTGAGAGCAGCCTCATCAAGCATGACAGCATCTGCTTAGAAGACAGTGTCGAGGCGATGGAGAACAATGTTTTTGTCAGCCTGAACTTCTCATCTGAAGTCTTTGAGGCGGTGGAGCTTCTCTCTTGA